The segment TGTCTGACCCCTTTTTTGGTGCGTTGGTGAAATCGGTTGATACCGTCGCTCAGCGTATGCATAAACATGTGCTGATCAGCAATTCCTGGCATCAGGAAGAGAAAGAACGCCACGCGATTGAGGTGTTGATCCGCCAGCGTTGCAACGCGCTGGTGGTACACGCGAAAACGCTTTCAGACGCCGAGCTGGCGCAATTCCTCGAACAGGTTCCGGGTATGGTACTGATTAATCGTACTATTCCAGGCTATGAGGACCGTTGCGTCTGTCTGGATAATGTCACCGGTGCGCTGGTTGCCACGCGCATGTTGTTACAGCAGGGCCATCAACGCATTGGTTTCCTCAGCTCCAGCCATCCGATTGAGGACGTCGCGCAGCGCCGTGAAGGGTGGTTGCAGGCGCTGGCAGAGCAGGGAATACGCCCGCCAGAGAGTTGGATCGCCCAGGCTGAACCCGATATGCAAGGCGGTGAAGCGGCGATGGTGGAGTTACTGGGACGTAACCAACATTTAACCGCCGTCTTTTCCTATAACGACGGCATGGCCGCAGGCGCGCTCACCGCGCTGAAGGATAACGGCATTCAGGTGCCACAACATTTCTCCGTCATCGGTTTCGATGACATTCCTATCTCGCGTTATACCGATCCGCAACTGACGACGGTGCGCTATCCCATTGTTTCAATGGCAAAACTGGCTACCGAACTGGCGCTGAAAGGGGCGGCTGGCGAACTTGATCACAATGCCACGCATTGCTTTATGCCAACGCTGGTGCGTCGCCACTCCGTGGCCCAGCGGCAAAATGTGGAGTCCGTCACTAATTCAGGCGATGGGGCAGTGTAACCGTTTTCAATCTGTGATTGTATTCACAGTTAATTAACATGGCGCTCACTATGATGGCAGCGTCTTACCGGACTGAAACATTATGTAACGCCGGGTTTTCCTTCCCCGGTATGGTTTCAGCAGCCGATTGAAATGGTTCACAACATTCTTCAGGAAGCGGTTACGCACAGGGAAGTCAGGAAAACGATGGGGTTCGGCTTAAGCGTTATGCAACCACCCATCAGAGAGTTTCAACCGACTGCGTTGTCTGCCGCAGAGCAGCACGGCGCGATGAAATACCCTGCATAAAAAAACCGGAGAT is part of the Pantoea phytobeneficialis genome and harbors:
- the galS gene encoding HTH-type transcriptional regulator GalS, with the translated sequence MITIRDVARQAGVSVATVSRVLNNSSAVTPDTRDAVLQAVETLGYRPNANAQALATQVSDTIGVVVMDVSDPFFGALVKSVDTVAQRMHKHVLISNSWHQEEKERHAIEVLIRQRCNALVVHAKTLSDAELAQFLEQVPGMVLINRTIPGYEDRCVCLDNVTGALVATRMLLQQGHQRIGFLSSSHPIEDVAQRREGWLQALAEQGIRPPESWIAQAEPDMQGGEAAMVELLGRNQHLTAVFSYNDGMAAGALTALKDNGIQVPQHFSVIGFDDIPISRYTDPQLTTVRYPIVSMAKLATELALKGAAGELDHNATHCFMPTLVRRHSVAQRQNVESVTNSGDGAV